A stretch of Chitinophaga caeni DNA encodes these proteins:
- a CDS encoding acyl-CoA thioesterase, which produces MTLTPKKAQDSLIQMTELVLPNDTNTFGNLMGGRLMYWMDIAAALSCMKHCAAPVVTASVDNISFETPIKLGNVVHIEAKVTRAFNTSMEVHMKVWGEDPVMQYRYKSNEAFMTFVALDPNGNSRPVPPITPSSDDEIKLFEGALRRRQLRLILGGKMKPADANELRALFFEQS; this is translated from the coding sequence ATGACTCTGACGCCGAAAAAAGCACAAGATTCCCTGATCCAGATGACGGAACTCGTACTTCCCAATGATACCAACACCTTCGGAAACCTGATGGGTGGCCGGTTGATGTACTGGATGGATATTGCTGCGGCCCTCTCCTGCATGAAACATTGTGCAGCCCCCGTTGTAACAGCTTCGGTAGATAATATCTCCTTCGAAACCCCGATCAAACTCGGAAACGTGGTGCATATTGAAGCCAAGGTTACCCGTGCCTTTAATACTTCGATGGAAGTTCATATGAAAGTTTGGGGCGAGGACCCGGTGATGCAATACCGCTACAAGTCCAACGAGGCATTCATGACTTTCGTAGCATTAGATCCTAACGGCAATTCAAGACCCGTTCCGCCGATTACCCCCAGTTCCGATGATGAAATCAAGTTATTTGAAGGAGCCCTCAGGCGCCGCCAGCTACGCTTGATCCTGGGCGGTAAAATGAAACCTGCGGATGCGAACGAATTGAGGGCGCTGTTCTTCGAACAATCTTAA
- a CDS encoding HD domain-containing protein — MHQESIIQQTVSFVQEELKHAEGGHDWFHIERVWRTSKYIAGKESVPTFAVELGALLHDIADSKFHGGDEEIGPMKAKEFLTRTGVDQAVIDEVIFIIRHISFKGGHNEGVEKTPALMVVQDADRLDALGAIGIARAFNFGGFKNRPLYDPAISPEMNLGKEEYKRATSPTINHFYEKLLKLKDLMNTATGRQMAIERHQFMELYLDQFYKEWEAR; from the coding sequence ATGCATCAAGAATCCATTATTCAACAAACCGTTTCATTCGTACAAGAAGAACTTAAACATGCCGAGGGTGGCCATGATTGGTTTCATATCGAAAGGGTGTGGAGAACTTCGAAATACATTGCGGGTAAAGAATCTGTCCCCACGTTTGCCGTAGAACTAGGCGCTTTGCTGCACGATATTGCCGATTCAAAATTTCACGGCGGCGATGAAGAAATCGGGCCGATGAAAGCCAAGGAATTTTTAACCCGCACCGGCGTAGATCAAGCGGTCATCGATGAAGTTATTTTTATCATCCGGCATATTTCTTTTAAAGGTGGCCACAATGAAGGGGTTGAAAAAACACCCGCACTGATGGTCGTGCAAGATGCCGACAGGTTGGATGCCCTCGGAGCTATCGGTATCGCGAGAGCATTTAATTTCGGGGGATTCAAAAATAGGCCCCTTTACGATCCTGCTATTTCCCCGGAAATGAACCTGGGTAAAGAAGAATATAAGCGGGCAACAAGTCCTACCATCAACCACTTCTACGAAAAATTATTGAAACTAAAAGACTTGATGAATACCGCTACAGGCAGGCAAATGGCGATCGAACGCCATCAATTCATGGAGTTATACCTCGACCAGTTTTATAAGGAATGGGAAGCCCGGTAG
- a CDS encoding precorrin-2 dehydrogenase/sirohydrochlorin ferrochelatase family protein, whose product MDENHLFPVFFKLEQLQVLVVGGGNIGFEKVNAMLQNAPAARITVVATFFKPELEALAQRSSGVELVQKPFSCGDVFGKQLVIAATNDRELNQCVWEKAKASKVLINVADTPELCDFYLGSVVTKGNLKIAISTNGKSPTIAKRIKEVLQDSLPDGINELLHNLNQLRERLKGDFAEKVKQLNKITAPLVEKKSS is encoded by the coding sequence ATGGATGAAAATCATTTGTTCCCGGTATTTTTCAAATTGGAACAACTCCAGGTATTGGTAGTTGGTGGGGGGAATATTGGCTTCGAGAAAGTCAATGCCATGCTGCAAAATGCTCCTGCTGCCAGGATTACCGTGGTGGCTACTTTTTTCAAACCGGAGCTGGAAGCCTTGGCCCAACGCTCTTCCGGGGTGGAATTGGTACAAAAGCCATTCAGTTGTGGAGATGTTTTCGGAAAACAACTGGTTATTGCCGCAACAAATGATCGTGAATTAAATCAATGCGTTTGGGAAAAAGCCAAGGCAAGCAAAGTGCTGATCAATGTAGCCGATACACCGGAGCTATGCGATTTTTACCTTGGCTCCGTCGTTACAAAGGGAAATTTAAAAATTGCTATATCAACTAATGGTAAGTCGCCTACCATTGCCAAAAGGATCAAGGAAGTATTGCAAGATTCCCTGCCCGATGGCATCAATGAATTATTACATAATTTAAACCAGTTAAGGGAGCGGTTGAAGGGCGATTTTGCTGAAAAAGTAAAGCAATTGAATAAAATTACCGCGCCCCTCGTAGAGAAGAAATCATCCTGA
- the cobA gene encoding uroporphyrinogen-III C-methyltransferase, whose translation MQRIQPKLTLVGAGPGDPELITLKGLKAIQEARVILYDALANNELLEHAPQNCLKRFVGKRAGTHVYSQDEINRMIVQYALSFGNVVRLKGGDPFVFGRGQEEVAFAQQFNIQTEVVPGISSAISVPGLNQIPVTARNVSEGFWVITGTTKDGKLSRDLEFAVQANTTVVILMGMNKLAEIGQIYSNLGAGHTPAAIIQNGSLDNQQVGVGIASDLQKIAQEKNLSNPAIIIVGEVVRFHEAFQSLQAKLATDYKIAV comes from the coding sequence ATGCAAAGAATACAACCGAAATTAACCTTGGTAGGTGCCGGTCCGGGCGATCCGGAATTAATCACCTTGAAAGGATTGAAGGCCATACAAGAAGCCCGCGTTATTTTATATGATGCGTTGGCGAATAACGAGTTATTAGAACATGCACCGCAAAATTGCCTGAAACGTTTCGTTGGCAAAAGGGCCGGTACACATGTATATTCCCAGGACGAAATCAACAGGATGATCGTTCAATATGCTTTGAGCTTCGGAAACGTGGTGCGCCTGAAAGGCGGTGATCCCTTCGTTTTTGGTCGCGGGCAAGAAGAGGTTGCTTTCGCGCAACAGTTTAATATTCAAACCGAAGTAGTACCGGGTATCAGCAGCGCTATTTCCGTACCGGGGCTTAACCAGATACCAGTTACGGCCAGGAATGTGAGCGAAGGATTTTGGGTGATCACCGGAACTACAAAGGATGGAAAATTATCCCGCGATTTAGAATTTGCTGTCCAAGCCAACACGACTGTTGTCATCCTGATGGGAATGAATAAACTGGCGGAAATTGGTCAAATTTATAGTAACTTGGGAGCAGGTCATACACCCGCCGCAATCATACAGAACGGTTCTTTAGATAACCAGCAAGTCGGTGTCGGTATCGCATCAGATTTACAGAAGATTGCCCAAGAGAAAAATTTATCAAACCCCGCGATTATTATCGTAGGTGAGGTTGTTCGGTTTCATGAAGCATTTCAATCGCTACAGGCCAAGTTGGCAACTGATTATAAAATTGCTGTCTAA